In the Acidobacteriota bacterium genome, TCATAGCTGATGCCGTAGCCGCCACGTATCACCGTCTTGTCTGCGCCAAACAGCCAGGTGGCAAAGCGTGGTGTGTAAGCAAAGCTGAAGCGCGGCGCAAAGTTGTTATTATCGCGCTGCTGCCGGACAACTGTGTCAAGTGGGGCATCGAAACCCGCGAATGCCGGGAATTGAATCACGTTAAACGGCGTGCCGTAGTTCTCATAGCGCAAGCCTAAATTCAAAGTTAAATTCGCGGTCACCCGCCAACTGTCGTTGACAAAATAGGACTGCTGGAAAGCGTCCGGGAAAATCACCGGATTCCCAAATACCCGCGAAGCGAAAACCCCCTGGGTGCCTGAAAAGCCATCCACGAAATTGCCAAAGGCAGGGAATCCACCACCGGTTGAAAAAGTCAAACTCCCTCTGCCGTTGAAGGGCACGTTTTCTTTTGCAATCTGGCGCAACAAATCCACCCCCGCGCGAATCGTGTGGTCGCCAATCGTGTAGGTGATGGTGTCCTGAAACTGGTAGTTGTTAAAGATGCGCGATTGCGGGAAGGTTGCGGAAAGCCCCACACTGGCGATGTTGGTCGCGCCGAAAACGAATTGCGGGCTGTTGAGGGTTGCCGGGTCTTGAGGATTGAATGCCGCATTGAATCGCCCGTAAGAAAACCGGAACTCATTCAACAGCTTCGGCGACAGGGTACGGGTGTGGCTGGCATAGAAATTCTGCACACGACTCGGCGCATCAATCCCGAACCCTTGAAATGCCGACGGAATCTGGTTTTTGAAGAGTTGGTCATCAAACACGTAACGGAATGCCAGGACATCCTTCGCGCCCAGCGCCCAATCAACCCGCGTCAGAAATTGATAATCGTCTACGCGCTGACTGATGCCCGTGAGGGTTGCCGTTGCGAAGGGGATGTTCTGGCGATTGCCCCCAAGCGGAATTTGAATGACGTTGGTGATGCCGCGCAAATCACCTACGATACCCAGATAGCGGTCGAGATTCGCGCTACTGCCCTGCGGAAACAGCGACCGCAATGTCGCAAACCCTTCGGCTGTTGGCACCACGGCTGAAGCGGTCGTCGTAGAGCGAAATGGCGATGCCTGAAAAGTGCCAAAGAAGAACAAGCGGTCTTTTTTAATGGGTCCGCCAATTGAGAAACCATAATTGTTCGCAATCGAAACCGGCACCGAGGTCAAACCCTCATTGACTTTCTGACCGTTGCTCAAAGAAGCCAGGGCGCTTGAAGTAATGACATCATAAACCGACCCATGAAATTGATTGGTTCCATTGCGAGTCACCAGGTTGACGACCGCGCCGCCTGCCCGTCCATATTCGGCAGAGTTGTTTGCCCCGAGAACCGAGACTTCGCGATAGCCATCACGCAGAATTGGCAGGTAGAACTGACCGGTAATCGCATTGTCATTATTGTCGGTTCCATCGAGTAATTGGTTGTTGGCGCGCGGGCGTAGCCCGTTGATGGAAAATTCTGTTCCTTGCACGAACCCGCCTGCCAGCACCCCAGGCGCAACCACGCCCGGCAGGGTGAAGACCAGATTCGCCGGATTGAGAGCGCCCACCGGCAAATCAACAATCTGGCGCGGGTCAAGGGTATTGGCGCGCGTGCCATCCTGTTTTTGCAAGATTACTCCGCTGTCGGTATTGACGTTGACCACTTCGCTGGAACCGCCGACTTCGAGAGTGAAGGAAGTGTCAGTGGTTTGCGCTGCGGCGATGGTCACATTTTCCTT is a window encoding:
- a CDS encoding carboxypeptidase regulatory-like domain-containing protein translates to MNRFSRMKGLAISASLLFIITLVLPFTTPVVIAQSSKGIVVGTVTDPTGAAISGGTIKITNISTNVSRETALTPEGTFRLDAVDPGTYKIEIKADGFKTAVKENVTIAAAQTTDTSFTLEVGGSSEVVNVNTDSGVILQKQDGTRANTLDPRQIVDLPVGALNPANLVFTLPGVVAPGVLAGGFVQGTEFSINGLRPRANNQLLDGTDNNDNAITGQFYLPILRDGYREVSVLGANNSAEYGRAGGAVVNLVTRNGTNQFHGSVYDVITSSALASLSNGQKVNEGLTSVPVSIANNYGFSIGGPIKKDRLFFFGTFQASPFRSTTTASAVVPTAEGFATLRSLFPQGSSANLDRYLGIVGDLRGITNVIQIPLGGNRQNIPFATATLTGISQRVDDYQFLTRVDWALGAKDVLAFRYVFDDQLFKNQIPSAFQGFGIDAPSRVQNFYASHTRTLSPKLLNEFRFSYGRFNAAFNPQDPATLNSPQFVFGATNIASVGLSATFPQSRIFNNYQFQDTITYTIGDHTIRAGVDLLRQIAKENVPFNGRGSLTFSTGGGFPAFGNFVDGFSGTQGVFASRVFGNPVIFPDAFQQSYFVNDSWRVTANLTLNLGLRYENYGTPFNVIQFPAFAGFDAPLDTVVRQQRDNNNFAPRFSFAYTPRFATWLFGADKTVIRGGYGISYDVFFNNILDNTAASSPNAFGVTTLGSTAGGRGFANAGENSLPTTGAPNPFAGITSVDANLVNPLTHLWNLGVQRQAPGNVIVDVAYVGSRGTRLLINEQLNPGVDGVRIFSTRGPVTLRTNGGDSLYHSLQTRVERGLHKGVLARFAYTYSKTIDNVNSEVFVTTGGSSVGSNPFDRSVDRSVASFDVPHSAVWSFIWDVPGPARGLLGEVAGGWTLSGIYRIQSGAVESPFVGGIDLNGDLNSFNDRPTLGNPNAPATSVAFANSLFGFLGNGFVDLDGKPIDPANARFLVDPANRVHLAGRNTLRGNRVNSFDASVNKAFHLPFEGHRLEIRVDFFNLFNHANFSFANPGISSDLSNGDVTNPFFNNVRLNDGGNRTGRIQVRYAF